Genomic segment of Eretmochelys imbricata isolate rEreImb1 chromosome 24, rEreImb1.hap1, whole genome shotgun sequence:
gctgtgtgtgtgtgagagagacacgctcagagtgtgtgtgtgacgctgtgtgtgtgtgacgctgtgtgtgtgtgtgtgtgtgacacgctctgagtgtgtgtgtgagagagttcAGTGCCCACCGCTGCCCTCTGCTGGTTGAGATGGGCTATGTTGGGGGCCCTGTTTtgcaccctccccctccccccacgcagCGCCCCAGGGGAGTGGCAGGTATTCACGGGGCTACTCCACCAGCGACCCCCccgggggcaggcaggctggcggGGGGGCGGAATCAGTCTGGGACGCTGCACAGCCCCCCGCAACTCCCCCTCCCCGTGCACGGCACATCTCACGCCCACGGGGCACATCAGGGTCTGGTGGGCGGCGCTAcccgcccccccgagcccccccgaggccccccgagcccccccgagcccccccgagccccccccgGAACACATGGGCGGATTAGTTGCTGGGAGCAGATGGTCTGaaatcccggggggggggcagcggcagagtgggggagcaggtgggggaggggagaggatgcCCGGTGTCGGGGGAAGGGGTTTCTCCGGATGAGACCAtttttggggtgtgggtggaaggtgttgggggaaatggggggtgctgggggggtgatTTGGGCAGGCGGTGCCAACAGGGGACGGGGAGCCCTGGGGGCACAGATGTGGGGCAGGCAAAGTCgaggggggacagggagccctgggggcgggggggggcaccggGACGGCGCTGGCTGAGCGCACGCCCTACACACACACGGGGGGGGTCCCCGGTCCCggctgacccccccgccccccccagtatGGCCGCTCAGACAGCTACCGCGTGGCCACCACGCAGGACAAGAGCGAGAAGGATTCGCCCAAGAAGGGGAGCAAAGATGCCAAGGCCAGAGACCTGGACGACCTCAAGAAGGAAGTGGCCATGGTGAGCGGGGGGCTCCCGGGTCCCCCCggcagctcccagcagggggcgctggcggggaggggggctgtggggagctgggggggcgctggctgtggtggggaggggggctgtggggagcaggagggcgctggctgggggcaagggggctgtgggaagtggggggggcgctggctgtggcggggagggggctgtgggaagtgcgggggggctggctggggggggcattTCTTATGCTTTTTCTCCTTCCTATTTCGCAGACTGAGCACAAAATGTCCATCGAGGAGGTTTGCAGAAAATACAACACGGACTGTGTGCAGGTGAgagtccccgcccccccccgataAACCCCCCCAGTACCCCCATCCCCCTGTGAACCTCCCAGCACCGGGCAGTCCCTCAACATCCCCATATGCCCCTTGCCCCACatgtcccccacccctcactcccgtaaccccttggggcagggcaggggccctgTGAGCCTGAGGGCACCAGAGcgagggtggggtgtgggggagggagggaggatgaagggggggtggagggcgacgggggtgggggatgagtgtggggtgcagggggtggaaGGATGTGGGGGGATGGGTGGAGGGTGAGGAGGACTGGGGGATGGGTGGTGGGGTGCGGGTGGTGAGGGAGGGcgtgatgtgggggagggaggagtgcagggggagggagggatgtggggggatgggtggtggggtgcgggagggtgcggggggtggagggatgtggggggatgagtggtggggtgcggggggttcagggggtggagagaggggtATGAAGGGAtgtggggtggaggcaggggtggagggatgtggggggctgggtggtggggggCTGAAGGGGTAGGTGGGACCcaggcagggggagctgggccggCGTGGTGGGGGGTCTCTCCGGGGGTCtaatctccccctgccccccagggttTGACCCACAGCAAAGCGCAGGAGATCCTGGTGCGGGACGGGCCCAATGCCCTgacgcccccccccaccacccccgagTGGGTCAAGTTCTGCCGCCAGCTCTTCGGGGGCTTCTCCATCCTGCTGTGGATCGGGGCCATTCTCTGCTTCCTGGCCTACGGCATCCAGGCCGGTACCGAGGACGACCCAGCCAACGACAACGTGAGCGGGGGGTCTGAGTGCACGGGGGGGGGTCTGAGTGCACGGGGGGGGGTCTGAGTGCACGGGGGGGGTCTGAGCGCTGGGAGGAGGGTCTGAGTGCATGGGGGGGACTGAGCgcacgggggggggcaggggcacaggatggggggcaggctggctggggacaaggCTGGGGGGGCCCAATGGGGGACGGGGTTGGACAGGTGGGGCGGGACGGAGGGACCCAGCTGGGGCTGTGACTGTGGGGGGGGTCGGGGCCAAGAGGGGGAGGTGAATGAAGCAGGGGCATGTGGGAGGCTGGGGGGCATGATCAGGGGACGGGGAgacaggcagggaggggctggaaaGGTGGAGGCTGACCCCCCCCACGGATACTGACTCCCCCCCAGCTCTACCTGGGCATCGTGCTGGCTGCTGTCGTGATCATCACCGGCTGCTTCTCCTACTACCAAGAGGCCAAAAGCTCCAAGATCATGGAGTCCTTCAAGAACATGGTCCCCCAggtgagggaggtggggggcagggatgtgggggggaagggggctcacCGGGGACCAGCCGTAGATGCCCTTTTCTTTaccccagcccccactggcctggcgACTGTAGGCCCGACACAAACTGCCCCTCCCCTATAGGGCTGCATTCGTTGGTGGCGGTGGGGGTCTCGGGGAGTGTGGTTGGGGGCAGCGGGGTTTGGGGGTCAGGGGACTCCGTggttggggggcagcagggctgggggtctgGGGACACGGTGGTTTGGGGTCGGGACCCAGATCTCCCCATAACCCCTTGCTCCCCCCCCAGCAAGCCCTGGTGATCCGGGAGGGGGAGAAGATGCAGCTGAATGCGGAGGAGGTGGTCGTGGGGGACCTGGTGGAGGTGAAGGGGGGCGACCGCGTCCCCGCCGACCTGCGCATCATCTCGGCCCACGGCTGCAAGGTGAGACCCCCGCTctggcccccatcccctgccccagccccccagtgctcggacctccaccccctgctccaacccctatCTGCGCTCCGGCCCCCATCCTCCCCTCTGACCCCCCGTgctctgctccccatcccccactccgGCCCCCCCAGTGCTCTGCTCCCTGTGTCCTGccctaaccccccctcccccaagccccgtTCCTCCCCTAACTCACAAAACCGCCAATGCTCCAGCTCCCCATCTCCAAATGccgccccagccccaacccaaccccccccagccccgcctccagGGCTtccagcccagaggccccccccccgagctcctGCTCAGGGTTTCCCTGCTCCAGatccccccgccctgccctggggTCTCATCTccacggtggggtggggggtgcagccAATGGGCCGTACCCAGCCCTGACCCTGGgtctgcccctcctgccccccaggtgGATAATTCCTCCCTGACCGGCGAATCGGAGCCACAGACCCGCTCCCCCGACTGCACCCACGACAACCCACTGGAGACCCGCAACATCACCTTCTTCTCCACCAACTGCGTCGAGGGTGAGCCCTgtgtgggggctgcgggtcgggagtgaggggcgccggcagagctggggggcaggagcccagggccgggggagcaggggctgcgggtcgggagtgaggggcgccggcagagctgggggggagcccagggccggggtagcaggggctgcgggtcgggagtgaggggcgccggcagagctgggggggagcccagggctggggtagcaggggctgcgggtcgggagtgaggggcgccggcagagctgggggggagcccagggctggggtagcaggggctgcgggtcgggagtgaggggcgccggcagagctggggggggcaggagcccagggccggggtagcaggggctgcgggtcgggagtgaggggcgccggcagagctggggggggcaggagcccagggccggggtagcaggggctgcgggtcgggagtgaggggcgccggcagagctggggggcaggagcccagggccggggtagcaggggctgcgggtcgggagtgaggggcgctgtcTGACCCCTGGCCCCCCCAGGCACGGCGCGCGGGGTGGTCATCGCCACGGGCGACCGGACGGTGATGGGCCGAATCGCCACGCTGGCCTCGGGCCTGGAGGTCGGCAAGACGCCCATCGCTGTGGAGATCGAGCATTTCATCCAGCTGATCACCGGCGTGGCCGTCTTCCTGGGCGTCTCCTTCTTCGTGCTCTCGCTCATCCTGGGCTACTCCTGGCTGGAGGCCGTCATCTTCCTCATCGGCATCATCGTGGCCAACGTGCCCGAGGGGCTGCTGGCCACCGTCACGGTACGTCCGCCAGGCCCGCGGCTTCGCAGCAGCCCCGGGGCCGCCACGGGCCGACCCCCAGGCTCCCCCGGGTGGGCGGGCGGGCGAGGCATTTCTCCGGttgtggggcaggggtccctgggccGGGGGTTGGGAGGTCGGCTCTCAGGCTGCGTTTGGGCCCTGGGGGAGTCTCTGGATGGGGGGGTCtgtggtctctgggctgggggtaccGCTGTGCTGAGGGGTGGGTCCAGCGGGGGGGCCCGGGTGGGGGGTCCCCGTGGCCtcgctgacccccccccccccaggtctgTCTGACGCTGACGGCCAAGCGCATGGCACGGAAGAACTGCCTGGTGAAGAACCTGGAGGCGGTGGAGACGCTGGGCTCCACCTCCACCATCTGCTCCGACAAGACGGGGACCCTGACCCAGAACCGCATGACGGTCGCCCACATGTGGTTCGACAACCAGATCCACGAGGCCGACACCACCGAGGACCAGTCGGGTGAGGGGCGCCgggcggggggcgccgggggggcagagcggggcgggGCCTGGCTGAGAGCAGGCCCGGGTGAGGACGGGgtctcctgggggtgggggctgagcagggtggtgctggggatCTCTAGGGCAGAGGGACGCTGGGGGGAGGTCTCTgaatggggctgggggtggtTCATGAGAGGGAAGAGATGGGGGGCTGCGTGGGGAGGCGTTGGGGGCTCCAGGGGGGTTAAGTCATGGTGCAGCCAGGATGGGGGAGTTGCACACATTGGGGTGCCCCAATCCTTGTGGGGAGTCCTGGGggtgccccagctgccccactgGGTGCTCCTAATGCCCCCCTGTACCCCCCCAGGAACGGCCTTCGACAAGAGCTCGGCCACCTGGCTGGCCCTGTCCCATGTCGCTGGACTCTGCAACCGTGCCGTCTTCAAGGGGGGGCAGGACAACGTGCCCATCCTCAAGGTGAGCGACGACCCCCACacgggggcagccaggggaccaGGTATGGGGGAGGGCACAGGGGGGCAGCACAGGAGGGCGGGCTACGGAGCTGGGAGGTTCCCCATTGTGGCCCACAGTGGGGTGAGGGCAGAAatggcgggggtgggtgggggcacaggaggggttcaTGTCTAGCCCCCCCTGCACTGGGACGTGGCCAGTGCTGCccaggggcagagcggggctgtggggtgggggttcagggtgcCCCATTACTAACCCCCCCGCCCGCAGCGGGACGTGGCTGGTGACGCTTCGGAGTCGGCGCTGCTGAAATGCATCGAGCTCTCGTCCGGCTCCGTCAAGCTGATGCGGGAGAGAAACAAGAAGGTGGCCGAGATCCCCTTCAACTCCACCAACAAGTACCAGGTACTGGgggcccctcagcccccccagATCCACCCAGCCCCCAAACCCGCTGTAGCCCCCCCAGCCATCCGAGATCCCCTTCAACGCCACCACCGAGTCCCGGGTGCAGACCCCAACTCACAATGATCTGGGACCCCTATTCCTCCTGAGCTCCCGCAGCTCcctgtggggctgtgtgtggggggccgggggggggctgcagttcccagcctgcCAGGCTAATCCTGTCTCCAGCGCTGGCAGCTGATCGGATTAGCTCGGATTCCCCGTGGGCACCGGCCTGGAACGATCCCCAggctcacccccccgccccctaccTGGGAGTCTGGGCCCCGTCAGTCAGCTCAGCCCCAGGCgtggggggcaggtgggtggggcCCCAGGGAGCGTCATGGAGCCACAGGCCCTGTGCTACACCCCCAGCTTGGGAACAGCCCCTTGGGGCAGCCCTGCCACGGGCTGGACCCCCAGGGATCCCCCCTTCCCTTGGGCTTGGCCCCCTGCGACCCCCGCCTCTGAGACGGAGCTCCAGccctcctgcctcagcccgggAGCTCTGCCCAGCACCGGCGGAGACGGGCTCTGGGGGTGTCGTGCCCGCGGCAGGGACTGACGGGGACACTGGGCAGCGTCGGCAGACTCGGGCCGTCGGTCCCTGGCCGTGGCCTGGGGGCCCTGAGCTCAGGTCACTGCAGAGCCCGGCCAAGCTGCCGCGACCCCCTGTGGACTGAGTCCCTTCCCCCACTGACCTCCACGGTCCCCTCTCAGGCCGGGCTCAGGGAATCCAGGGGCAGCATCGGGTCCCTTCACGTCCGTCCCCTATGTCTGTGAGTCTGCCCTGAGAGCGGACGGAACCCCTCTCCCCCGCTGGGCAGCCCTGTGCCATgcaggggaaaccgaggcacgccCAGGACTCAAAAATATGACAGAAAGTTCCCACTTTCATCagagagggatggggggcagatATTGGTGGGCAGGTTAGTGCTCCCTGCTGGGGAGACATGCGGGAATATGGGGGGCTggcaggtgggtgggggtggctggggggggtctGCAGCCCCATCCCTGAtgccccctcgccccccagcTGTCCATCCACGAGACCGAGGACCCCAATGACAACCGTTACCTGCTGGTGATGAAGGGGGCGCCGGAGCGGATCCTGGATCGTTGCTCCACCATCCTGCTGCAGGGCAAGGAGCAGCCGCTGGACGAGGAGCTGAAGGAGGCTTTTCAGAACGCCTACCTGGAGCTGGGCGGCCTGGGCGAGCGGGTGCTCGGTGGGTGTCCGGAGCTGGGCCAGTGGGTGCTCGGTGGGCGTCAGGGGCTGGGCGAGCGGGTGCTCGGTGGGCGTCAGGGGCTGGGCCAGCGGGTGCTCGGGGGGCGTCCGGAGCTGGGCCAGCGAGTGCTCGGGGGTCGTCTGCGGCTGGGCCAGCGAGTGCTCGGGGGGTGTCCGGGGCTGGGCCAGTGGGTGCTCGGTGGGCGTCAGGGGCTGGGCCAGTGGATGCTCGGTGGGCGTCAGGGGCTGGGCCAGCGAGTGCTCGGGGGGTGTCCGGGGCTGGCCCAGTGGGTGCTTGGTGGGCGTCAGGGGCTGGGCCAGTGGGTGCTCGGTGGGCGTCAGCGGCTGGGCCAGTGGGTGCTCGGTGGGCGTCAGGGGCTGGGCCAGCGGGTGCTCGGGGGGTGTCCGGGGCTGGGCCAGCGGGTGCTCGGGGGGCGTCCGGGGCTGGGCCAGCAGGTGCTCGGGGGGCGTCCGGGAgattggggggctggggaggggttggGCAATGGGTGCACTGAGATGCTGGGGAATAGGGGAAGGGGTGGACACAGGTGgtcggggctgggaggaggggtgctggcagggctgggagctgggctaGGGCCAGGAGGCTGGGGACTCTGGCTGGGCCCGGTGgctctgacccccccagcccccccagggtTCTGTCACTTCTACATGCCGGAGGAGCAGTACCCCAAGGGCTTCGCCTTCGACTGCGACGACGTGAACTTCGCCACCGAGAACCTCTGCTTCGTGGGGCTCATGTCCATGATCGACCCGCCCCGGGCCGCCGTGCCCGACGCCGTGGGCAAATGCCGCAGCGCTGGCATCAAGGTGAACCCCGCAGGGCCTGGGCCCCTTGGGGGCTGGTTAGACAggggcccggcttgacaaagccccggctggggcGGTttggttggggttggtcctgtttgcgcagggggtcggactagaccCTGCTGAGGTCTCCTCCAGCCCTAATCTCTGATTCTGTGACCCCTCGCCCGGCACTGAGacgcggccacctctggggtggggctcctCTCACCCCCCACGCTGGGGTGTAATAACCCCCCATCGCCCCCCAGGTTATCATGGTGACCGGCGACCACCCCATCACCGCCAAGGCCATCGCCAAGGGCGTGGGCATCATTTCCGAGGGCAACGAGACCGTGGAAGACATCGCCGCCCGCCTCAACATCCCCGTCAGCCAGGTCAACCCCAGGTATGGTGGGGCAGGggccccaggggagggggtgtCACGGAGCCCACAGGCCCTGAACTATCTCTGGAGCTACCCCTTGGAGGACCCCTTTGATGTcccagacccccaggggtcccccTCTTCCCTCAGGCTTGGTGGACTGAGAGCAGACTGAATCCCTTCCCCACCGAGCGGCCATGCGCCctctaggggaaactgaggcgtgcACAGgactcataaaaatattacaaacatTTCCCAGTTCGtcacagggggctggggggcaggggaggtggggagaacCCCCCAGATGAGGGGGCACAAGGGTCTTTGGGCATCTGCAGAGAGGGCCACCGGTGGTGCCAGCCTGGGGGAAGGCGTCCCAGCGCTGACCCTGCCCACCTTCCGCCCAGGGACGCCAAGGCCTGCGTGATCCACGGCACGGACCTGAAGGACATGAGCACGGAGCAGATCGACGAGATCCTGCAGAACCACACGGAGATCGTCTTCGCCCGCACCTCGCCCCAGCAGAAACTCATCATCGTGGAGGGCTGCCAGAGACAGGTCCGAGTCCCCCCCCGTGACTCTCCCACGCCCCCGTGACTCCCCCCTtgactctcccccgcccccctgcaccccgtgactctcccccgcccccgtgaCTCCCCCCTtgactctcccctgcccccttgcacCCTGTGACTCTCCATGCCCCCGTGACTCCCCCCCTTGGctctcccccgccctccctgcaccccgtgactctcccctgcccccctgcaccccgtgACTCTCCATGACCCCGTGACTCCCGCCCTTGGctctcccccgccctccctgcaccccgtgactctcccctgcccccctgcaccctgtgACTCTCCATGCCCCCGTGACTCCCCCCTtgactctcccccacccccctgcaccccgtgactctcccccgcccccgtgaCTCCCCCCTtgactctcccctgcccccctgcaccccgtgACTCTCCATGCCCCCGTGACTCCCCCCCTtggctctcccccgcccccctgcaccccgtgactctcccccgcccccgtgaCTCCCCCCTtgactctcccctgcccccctgcaccccgtgACTCTCCATGCCCCCGTGACTCCCCCCCTtgactctcccccacccccctgcaccccgtgactctcccctgcccccctgcaccctgtgACTCTCCATGCCCCCGTGACTCCCCCCTtgactctcccctgcccccctgcaccccgtgACTCTCCATGCCCCCGTGACTCCCGCCCTtgactctcccccgcccccctgcaccccgtgactctcccccgcccccgtgaCTCCCCCCTtgactctcccctgcccccctgcaccccgtgACTCTCCATGCCCCCGTGACTCCCCCCCTTGGctctcccccgccctccctgcaccccgtgactctcccctgcccccctgcaccctgtgACTCTCCATGCCCCCGTGACTCCCCCCTtgactctcccctgcccccctgcaccccgtgACTCTCCATGCCCCCGTGACTCCCGCCCTtgactctcccccgcccccctgcaccccgtgactctcccccgcccccgtgaCTCCCCCCTtgactctcccctgcccccctgcaccctgtgACTCTCCATGCCCCCGTGACTCCCCCCCTtgactctcccccgcccccctgcacccTGTGACTCTCCCCCGCCCCTGTGACTTCCCCCGTGACTCTCCCATGCCCCCGTGACTCCCCCCGtgactctcccctgcccctctgcaccccttgactctcccccgcccccctgcactCCGTGACTCTCCCACACCCCCGTGACTCCCCCTtgactctcccccgcccccctgcaccccgTGAGTCTCCCACGCCCCCGCGACTCCCCCTtgactctcccccgcccccctgcaccccgTGAGTCTCCCACGCCCCCGCGACTCCCCCCTtgactctcccctgccccccggcacCCCGTGACTCTCCCACGCCCCGTGACTCCCCCCCCgtgactctccccccccccggccccagccctgacccatgTGTGCCCCCCGCAGGGTGCCATCGTGGCCGTGACAGGCGACGGTGTGAACGACTCCCCGGCACTGAAGAAGGCCGACATCGGGGTGGCCATGGGCATCGCCGGCTCCGACGTCTCCAAGCAGGCGGCCGACATGATCCTGCTGGACGACAACTTCGCCTCCATCGTCACCGGcgtggaggagggtgagggggggctgggggtggggggagagagtagGGGTGTCGGGTGCTGGCCCCCCTCATTCCCTCCCTCACATCCGAACCTCCCCTGCAGGGCGGCTGATCTTCGACAACCTGAAGAAATCCATCGCCTACACGCTGACCAGCAACATCCCCGAGATCACCCCCTTCCTGCTCTTCATCATGGCCAACATCCCGCTGCCCCTCGGCACCATCACCATCCTCTGCATCGACCTGGGCACGGACATGGTGAGCCCCCCGGCAGGCCCAGCCtgtaacccccccgccccctaacaTCCCGCTGCCCCTCGGCACCATCACCATCCTCTGCATCGACCTGGGCACGGACATGGTGAGCCCCCCGGCAGGCCCAGCCtgtaacccccccgccccctaacaTCCCGCTGCCCCTCGGCACCATCACCATCCTCTGCATCGACCTGGGCACGGACATGGTGAGCCCCCCGGCAGGCACCAGCCtgtaacccccccgccccctaacaTCCCGCTGCCCCTCGGCACCATCACCATCCTCTGCATCGACCTGGGCACGGACATGGTGAGCCCCCCGGCAGGCCCAGCCtgtaacccccccgccccctaacaTCCCGCTGCCCCTCGGCACCATCACCATCCTCTGCATCGACCTGGGCACGGACATGGTGAGCCTCCCGGCAGGCCCAGCCtgtaacccccccgccccctaacaTCCCGCTGCCCCTTGGCACCATCACCATCCTCTGCATCGACCTGGGCACGGACATGGTGAGCCCCCCGGCAGGCACCAGCCTGtaacccccctgccccctaacaTCCCGCTGCCCCTCGGCACCATCACCATCCTCTGCATCGACCTGGGCACGGACATGGTGAGCCCCCCCGGCAGGCCCAGCCTGtaacccccctgccccctaacaTCCCGCTGCCCCTCGGCACCATCACCATCCTCTGCATCGACCTGGGCACGGACATGGTGAGCCCCCCGGCAGGCCCAGCCtgtaacccccccgccccctaacaTCCCGCTGCCCCTCGGCACCATCACCATCCTCTGCATCGACCTGGGCACGGACATGGTGAGCCCCCCGGCAGGCCCAGCCTGtaacccccctgccccctaacaTCCCGCTGCCCCTCGGCACCATCACCATCCTCTGCATCGACCTGGGCACGGACATGGTGAGCCCCCCGGCAGGCACCAGCCTGtaacccccctgccccctaacaTCCCGCTGCCCCTCGGCACCATCACCATCCTCTGCATCGACCTGGGCACGGACATGGTGAGCCCCCCGGCAGGCCCAGCCTGtaacccccctgccccctaacaTCCCGCTGCCCCTTGGCACCATCACCATCCTCTGCATCGACCTGGGCACGGACATGGTGAGCCCCCCGGCAGGCCCAGCCTGtaacccccctgccccctaacaTCCCGCTGCCCCTTGGCACCATCACCATCCTCTGCATCGACCTGGGCACGGACATGGTGAGCCCCCCGGCAGGCCCAGCCTTGCCGCACACTCGGGTGTCATTCGAGGGGGTGGACTCACCCCCATGTGTCGCCCCCTTCGCCGCTCGGCCCCCACCCGCTCTGCCCTGGGCAGGCCCAGCctgtaaccccccaccccctctccccaggtC
This window contains:
- the ATP1A3 gene encoding sodium/potassium-transporting ATPase subunit alpha-3 → MATLGGHLAVARLRRCHGDADEGCCSRERDMDRESPSPHCLCPASARVRNECGWVCDRVSGRYGRSDSYRVATTQDKSEKDSPKKGSKDAKARDLDDLKKEVAMTEHKMSIEEVCRKYNTDCVQGLTHSKAQEILVRDGPNALTPPPTTPEWVKFCRQLFGGFSILLWIGAILCFLAYGIQAGTEDDPANDNLYLGIVLAAVVIITGCFSYYQEAKSSKIMESFKNMVPQQALVIREGEKMQLNAEEVVVGDLVEVKGGDRVPADLRIISAHGCKVDNSSLTGESEPQTRSPDCTHDNPLETRNITFFSTNCVEGTARGVVIATGDRTVMGRIATLASGLEVGKTPIAVEIEHFIQLITGVAVFLGVSFFVLSLILGYSWLEAVIFLIGIIVANVPEGLLATVTVCLTLTAKRMARKNCLVKNLEAVETLGSTSTICSDKTGTLTQNRMTVAHMWFDNQIHEADTTEDQSGTAFDKSSATWLALSHVAGLCNRAVFKGGQDNVPILKRDVAGDASESALLKCIELSSGSVKLMRERNKKVAEIPFNSTNKYQLSIHETEDPNDNRYLLVMKGAPERILDRCSTILLQGKEQPLDEELKEAFQNAYLELGGLGERVLGFCHFYMPEEQYPKGFAFDCDDVNFATENLCFVGLMSMIDPPRAAVPDAVGKCRSAGIKVIMVTGDHPITAKAIAKGVGIISEGNETVEDIAARLNIPVSQVNPRDAKACVIHGTDLKDMSTEQIDEILQNHTEIVFARTSPQQKLIIVEGCQRQGAIVAVTGDGVNDSPALKKADIGVAMGIAGSDVSKQAADMILLDDNFASIVTGVEEGRLIFDNLKKSIAYTLTSNIPEITPFLLFIMANIPLPLGTITILCIDLGTDMVPAISLAYEAAESDIMKRQPRNPRTDKLVNERLISMAYGQIGMIQALGGFFAYFVILAENGFLPSGLVGIRLNWDDRTVNDLEDSYGQQWTYEQRKVVEFTCHTSFFVSIVVVQWADLIICKTRRNSVFQQGMKNKILIFGLFEETALAAFLSYCPGMDVALRMYPLKPSWWFCAFPYSFLIFVYDEIRKLILRRNPGGWVEKETYY